One bacterium genomic region harbors:
- a CDS encoding DUF2304 family protein, whose translation MLMRILLIAVACAGILRAAVRFQKRDIRLPELLLWAAIWVLVALVAVVPEGTNRLADILGIGRGADVVVYGAIVALAALLFRMSVRMEQLDRAITKVTREVALSQTKKSDPREES comes from the coding sequence ATGCTCATGCGCATCCTCCTCATCGCGGTTGCATGTGCGGGAATCCTCCGTGCGGCGGTGCGGTTTCAGAAACGTGACATTCGGTTGCCGGAGTTGTTACTCTGGGCGGCAATCTGGGTGCTCGTGGCACTCGTCGCGGTGGTGCCGGAGGGGACGAATCGCCTCGCGGATATCCTCGGCATCGGACGCGGCGCGGATGTTGTCGTGTATGGTGCGATCGTGGCACTCGCAGCACTCCTGTTCCGCATGAGCGTGCGCATGGAGCAGCTCGATCGGGCGATCACGAAGGTGACGCGAGAGGTCGCGTTGTCGCAAACGAAAAAAAGCGATCCCAGAGAGGAATCATGA
- a CDS encoding glycosyltransferase family 2 protein: MASLTLQLVTWNGAAYLPHLFASLREQTMQGWDLVVVDNGSTDATVATLSRECARWRASATPKVQHIRNAENLGFAVGHHQAFACSTSAFVQLINQDVALAPDYLARCFAFFQTHPNTAAVQGALCRWDFPTQTRTDEIDSLGLLVRRSRQVVELGAGEEYGSVTFGEVFGVSGALPMYRRAALQAVAHDGEVLDASFFSYKEDVDLAYRLRSAGWRAFVIPAARAWHDRTAAAHRKRRHRSAIERRLSYRNHLLTLVKNEHRATLRADVVPILLHEAQKLFYLAATEWGTLRALRDLPRLVPVMLEKRRKIMERYCVAPEVIGRWFTA; this comes from the coding sequence ATGGCATCGCTGACACTCCAACTCGTCACCTGGAACGGTGCGGCGTACCTGCCGCACCTCTTCGCGTCGCTCCGCGAGCAGACGATGCAGGGTTGGGATCTCGTCGTGGTGGACAACGGGTCCACCGATGCGACGGTGGCGACGCTGTCGCGCGAGTGCGCGCGCTGGCGTGCATCCGCCACACCAAAGGTGCAACACATCCGCAACGCGGAGAATCTCGGGTTTGCAGTGGGGCATCATCAGGCGTTCGCATGCTCCACGAGCGCATTCGTGCAGCTCATCAACCAGGATGTCGCCCTTGCACCGGATTACCTCGCGCGTTGCTTCGCTTTTTTCCAAACCCACCCCAACACCGCTGCGGTACAGGGCGCGCTTTGTCGGTGGGATTTCCCCACGCAGACGCGAACCGATGAGATTGACTCGCTCGGGCTCCTCGTGCGACGCAGCCGTCAGGTGGTCGAGCTGGGAGCGGGGGAGGAGTACGGCAGCGTGACGTTCGGCGAGGTTTTTGGGGTTTCCGGCGCGCTCCCGATGTACCGTCGCGCCGCGCTCCAAGCGGTGGCGCATGACGGTGAGGTGCTCGATGCATCTTTTTTCTCGTACAAGGAAGACGTGGACCTCGCGTACCGGCTGCGGAGCGCGGGGTGGCGCGCGTTCGTCATCCCCGCGGCGCGCGCGTGGCATGACCGCACCGCGGCTGCACACCGGAAGCGCCGTCATCGGAGCGCCATCGAGCGTCGGCTATCCTATCGGAATCACCTCCTCACGCTCGTGAAGAACGAGCACCGCGCCACGCTGCGCGCCGACGTGGTACCCATCCTCCTCCATGAAGCGCAGAAATTGTTCTACCTCGCGGCGACAGAGTGGGGGACGCTCCGCGCGCTCAGAGACCTCCCGCGCCTCGTGCCGGTGATGCTCGAGAAGCGTCGGAAGATCATGGAGCGATACTGCGTGGCACCGGAGGTGATCGGGCGGTGGTTCACCGCGTAG
- a CDS encoding glycosyltransferase family 2 protein, whose amino-acid sequence MRTVVIIPAYNEAQTVAEVVRRVRERCARVIVVDDGSRDGTGELARGAGAEVVRHAVNRGLGAALGTGIAAALARGATCIVTMDADGQHDPTDIAELIAPIERGGADLVIGTRWHHAATAPLARQLANRTANLVTRVLFGVRCSDTQSGFRAIARAAAERLDLRTNRMEVSSEILAEAARLRLRIAEVPIQTIYTAYSLSKGQGLVTGAKTAWGLMLRRMF is encoded by the coding sequence ATGCGCACCGTCGTCATTATTCCTGCATACAACGAGGCGCAGACGGTTGCCGAGGTGGTACGGCGCGTGCGGGAGCGATGCGCGCGCGTGATCGTGGTTGACGATGGGTCCCGCGATGGGACGGGCGAGCTCGCACGCGGCGCGGGCGCCGAAGTGGTGCGTCATGCGGTGAATCGCGGGCTTGGTGCGGCACTCGGTACCGGCATCGCGGCGGCGCTCGCGCGCGGGGCGACGTGCATCGTCACGATGGACGCCGATGGTCAGCACGACCCGACGGACATCGCGGAGCTCATCGCGCCGATCGAACGCGGCGGTGCAGACCTCGTCATTGGGACGCGCTGGCATCATGCGGCGACAGCCCCGCTCGCGCGTCAGCTCGCCAACCGCACCGCGAACCTCGTCACGCGAGTCCTCTTCGGCGTGCGGTGCTCGGATACGCAGTCGGGATTCCGCGCGATCGCACGTGCGGCCGCGGAGCGTCTCGACCTGCGCACGAATCGCATGGAGGTCTCCAGTGAGATTCTCGCTGAGGCCGCGCGGCTCCGTCTGCGCATCGCCGAGGTTCCCATCCAAACGATCTACACCGCGTACTCGCTCTCCAAGGGCCAGGGACTCGTCACCGGCGCGAAGACCGCATGGGGATTGATGCTCCGACGGATGTTCTAA
- a CDS encoding glycosyltransferase, translating into MNVLMLTNRAGADARGGAERIVAQLAVALEERGHTVTVRARTTSGFASLHRMPTVVRVLWHAMDVWNIAAAWSLARAIRRIAPDVIHTHNLVGCGGFTPRVIRRSGVRWVHTLHDVQLITPSGLLDRHGQPYTAIERSRAGRWFRALRRRRFGSPDVVTSPTQWLLALHRDLGFFPESQSTVIGNPVSDSSEPLVAHARDRAVRTLLFVGQVEGHKGVVLLLEAFRQLVALFPDVALHVVGDGSVLPLLKHASRSMRNVVLRGRLDAAAVRRAIAHVDVVVVPSVCAENQPGVILEAFATGIPVVASNVGGISELVEDGVHGWLIDPGSVDELIRALRHCIEAPQAVRAMREACVERAGEHRIAVIAQMFDAVYTHAEGNDMPSRYR; encoded by the coding sequence ATGAATGTACTCATGCTCACGAATCGCGCCGGTGCGGATGCACGCGGCGGTGCGGAGCGCATCGTCGCGCAGTTGGCAGTGGCGCTCGAAGAGCGCGGTCACACGGTGACGGTGCGCGCGCGAACCACGTCCGGCTTCGCATCGCTCCACCGCATGCCGACAGTCGTCCGCGTACTCTGGCACGCGATGGACGTATGGAACATCGCGGCGGCGTGGTCGCTCGCGCGAGCGATCCGGAGGATCGCACCCGACGTCATCCACACGCACAACCTCGTGGGGTGCGGCGGGTTCACACCGCGTGTCATTCGGCGCAGCGGCGTGCGGTGGGTGCACACACTCCACGACGTGCAGCTCATCACGCCGTCCGGCCTCCTCGATCGCCATGGGCAGCCGTACACCGCGATCGAGCGATCGCGCGCGGGACGGTGGTTCCGTGCGTTGCGACGGAGGCGCTTCGGGAGTCCCGATGTCGTGACATCGCCGACGCAGTGGCTGCTCGCGCTCCACCGTGATCTCGGATTTTTTCCGGAGAGCCAGAGCACCGTCATTGGGAATCCGGTCTCTGACAGCTCGGAGCCGCTGGTGGCGCACGCGCGCGATCGCGCGGTACGCACGCTCCTTTTCGTGGGGCAGGTGGAGGGGCACAAGGGGGTCGTGCTGCTCCTCGAGGCATTCCGGCAGCTCGTCGCACTGTTTCCCGACGTTGCACTCCACGTGGTTGGGGATGGATCGGTACTCCCGCTCCTCAAGCACGCGAGCCGATCCATGCGGAACGTCGTCCTCCGCGGACGGCTTGATGCCGCGGCGGTGCGGCGTGCCATCGCGCACGTTGATGTCGTCGTTGTGCCATCGGTCTGCGCGGAGAACCAGCCGGGTGTCATCCTCGAGGCATTCGCCACAGGTATTCCGGTCGTCGCGAGCAATGTCGGCGGCATTTCGGAGCTCGTCGAGGATGGTGTCCATGGGTGGCTCATTGACCCCGGGAGCGTGGATGAGCTCATACGGGCACTGCGCCACTGCATCGAGGCACCACAAGCAGTTCGCGCGATGCGCGAGGCGTGCGTGGAGCGGGCAGGGGAGCACCGCATTGCAGTCATTGCACAAATGTTCGATGCGGTGTATACTCATGCAGAAGGCAACGATATGCCATCGCGCTATCGCTGA
- a CDS encoding glycosyltransferase: MHDLVTITVNYRMAASVVTMLRSLYRDVAGSGLTVQPVVVDNASGDGIAETIAREFRDMHPTPIVIAASGNGGFGSGNNIALRQYDARYYFLINPDVVFLAEQPQVTKRLYDFLEANEAIGMVAPQLQLPNGSMQRSCMRFPSFFDQPIHRLGLHQRYRWALRRVDRIHMEDVDHTKTRPIDWAVSAAMVIRGSALREVGGFDERYFMYFEDCDLCRMFWSRGWPVYYKGDVVVEHGHGRSSARVPGLKSLVVNPLTRSHLTSLVRYQVKWGWRSLRRSHR, encoded by the coding sequence ATGCATGACCTTGTGACGATCACCGTGAACTACCGCATGGCCGCGAGCGTGGTCACCATGCTCCGGTCGCTCTACCGCGATGTCGCGGGGAGCGGACTCACCGTGCAGCCCGTCGTGGTGGACAACGCATCGGGCGACGGTATCGCAGAGACGATTGCACGGGAGTTCCGCGATATGCACCCGACGCCCATCGTCATTGCCGCGTCCGGCAACGGCGGGTTTGGGAGTGGGAATAACATCGCGCTACGGCAGTACGATGCGCGCTACTACTTCCTCATCAATCCCGATGTCGTCTTCCTCGCTGAGCAGCCGCAGGTGACGAAGCGATTGTACGATTTCCTCGAGGCGAACGAGGCGATTGGTATGGTCGCGCCGCAGCTCCAGCTCCCAAACGGTTCCATGCAGCGATCGTGCATGCGCTTCCCTTCATTCTTTGACCAGCCCATCCATCGGCTCGGGCTTCACCAGCGGTACCGCTGGGCGTTGCGCCGTGTGGATCGCATTCACATGGAGGATGTGGACCACACGAAGACGCGCCCCATTGATTGGGCCGTCTCCGCTGCAATGGTCATCCGAGGGAGTGCGCTGCGCGAGGTTGGTGGGTTCGATGAACGCTACTTCATGTACTTCGAGGACTGCGATCTCTGCCGGATGTTCTGGTCGCGCGGATGGCCGGTCTACTACAAGGGCGATGTCGTCGTGGAGCACGGCCACGGGCGGTCGTCTGCCCGCGTCCCGGGCCTCAAGTCGCTCGTCGTCAATCCGCTCACCCGCTCGCACCTCACGTCGCTCGTGCGGTACCAGGTGAAGTGGGGGTGGAGATCGCTGCGCAGATCACACAGATAA
- a CDS encoding CDP-alcohol phosphatidyltransferase family protein, protein MNLQPFFDRLLARTVLVFIPRQVTPNQVTVFRFAATPLVLYLILIGEYRWGLIAFAIVAFSDAVDGALARTRNQVTQWGAIYDPLADKLLIASMVLGVVVRELNPILGLTIVLIEAVILGLAWYGHSHGRSVHANRWGKLKMSFEVLGVTVLLLGLAFGIPATIPISQATFVVAILFALISLITYGI, encoded by the coding sequence ATGAATCTCCAACCCTTCTTCGACCGGCTCCTCGCGCGGACGGTGCTCGTGTTCATTCCGCGTCAGGTCACGCCCAATCAAGTGACGGTGTTCCGCTTTGCGGCAACGCCGCTCGTGCTCTACCTTATCCTCATCGGTGAGTACCGCTGGGGACTCATTGCGTTCGCAATCGTCGCGTTCTCCGATGCGGTGGATGGCGCGCTTGCACGGACGCGCAACCAGGTGACGCAGTGGGGTGCGATTTACGATCCTCTCGCGGATAAGCTCCTCATCGCGAGCATGGTGCTCGGTGTCGTCGTGCGCGAGCTCAATCCCATCCTCGGGTTGACCATCGTCCTCATCGAGGCCGTCATCCTCGGCCTCGCGTGGTACGGTCACTCGCATGGGCGGTCCGTGCACGCGAATCGCTGGGGGAAGCTCAAGATGAGCTTCGAGGTGCTCGGGGTCACCGTGCTGCTCCTCGGTCTCGCGTTCGGCATTCCGGCGACGATTCCGATCTCCCAAGCGACGTTCGTCGTCGCGATCCTCTTCGCGCTCATCTCGCTCATCACCTATGGAATCTAG
- a CDS encoding class I SAM-dependent methyltransferase codes for MRPVIGLNPWDRFAKEDPMFYIATRRKAQWREEDAFWASGEQTTAFIWDAVAPHVRGNRLAIELGCGIGRLAVPMSKKFIRLKVVDVSPYMLEKLQQRCQQFGVGNMSCHLSTTVWYEEPADFIYSALMLQHLERFDDVEEYIRKIAQCLSGVAFLQFDTRPRNMFVAARRAVPDVFLPRTQRRGIRRHRRDPHAIRAIFRRYGFRIIEERDPGTALHAFVVTR; via the coding sequence ATGCGTCCAGTCATTGGGCTCAATCCCTGGGACCGATTCGCGAAAGAGGACCCAATGTTCTACATCGCTACGCGCCGGAAGGCGCAGTGGCGGGAGGAGGATGCGTTCTGGGCATCGGGCGAACAGACGACCGCGTTCATCTGGGACGCGGTGGCACCGCACGTGCGCGGGAATCGGCTCGCGATTGAGCTCGGGTGCGGGATTGGGCGGCTCGCCGTCCCGATGTCCAAGAAGTTCATCCGCCTGAAGGTGGTGGACGTTTCGCCGTACATGCTCGAGAAGCTCCAGCAGCGTTGCCAGCAGTTTGGGGTGGGGAATATGTCGTGCCATCTCTCGACTACCGTATGGTACGAGGAACCCGCGGATTTCATCTACTCCGCGCTCATGCTCCAGCACCTCGAGCGGTTCGATGACGTGGAGGAGTACATCCGGAAGATCGCGCAATGCCTCTCCGGCGTTGCGTTTTTGCAGTTTGATACGCGACCGCGCAACATGTTCGTCGCAGCGCGTCGCGCAGTGCCGGATGTGTTCCTCCCACGGACGCAGCGTCGGGGTATCCGCCGTCACCGCCGCGACCCCCACGCCATCCGCGCGATCTTCCGGCGCTACGGCTTCCGCATCATCGAGGAGCGCGATCCGGGAACGGCACTCCATGCGTTCGTCGTCACGCGGTGA
- a CDS encoding glycosyltransferase family 2 protein, with product MDLRIVIVSWNVRERLRVCLRSIVEHAGGIALDTVVVDNASADGTVDMVRAEFPWVRVIANGENRGFAVGCNQGIGAASESESEYVLLLNPDMRVLAGTLPGIVAFMREPRNARVGIAGCHLVSEKGATIPHVRMFPQLSDQLAILAKLPHVVPRVLDRYLVRDFNYAREAHVDSIRGSFFCIRRAIIEQLGGLDEEFFLWFEEVDYCKRATDAGWQVSYTPSVRCVDFVGQSFAQVPTAAKQRMFTRSMLTYFRKHHAPWKSRVLGGARPLAVGITALHDVWHR from the coding sequence ATGGATCTCCGCATTGTCATCGTCTCCTGGAACGTCCGCGAGCGGCTGCGGGTGTGCCTGCGCTCCATTGTGGAACATGCGGGAGGTATTGCGTTGGATACGGTTGTCGTGGATAACGCATCCGCCGACGGGACCGTGGACATGGTGCGTGCAGAGTTCCCGTGGGTGCGAGTCATTGCGAATGGGGAGAATCGCGGGTTCGCCGTAGGATGCAATCAGGGCATCGGAGCTGCAAGCGAGTCGGAATCGGAGTACGTCCTGCTCCTCAATCCGGATATGCGTGTGCTCGCGGGGACGCTGCCGGGGATTGTGGCGTTCATGCGGGAGCCGCGGAACGCGCGCGTGGGGATCGCGGGGTGTCACCTCGTTTCCGAGAAGGGTGCAACGATTCCGCACGTGCGGATGTTCCCGCAGCTCTCCGATCAGCTCGCGATCCTCGCGAAGCTTCCGCATGTTGTTCCGCGTGTGCTCGATCGCTACCTCGTGCGCGATTTCAACTACGCGCGTGAGGCGCATGTGGATTCCATCCGCGGGTCGTTCTTCTGTATTCGTCGTGCGATCATCGAGCAGCTCGGGGGTCTCGATGAGGAGTTCTTCCTCTGGTTCGAGGAGGTGGACTACTGCAAGCGCGCGACCGATGCCGGTTGGCAGGTCTCCTATACACCGAGCGTTCGATGTGTGGACTTCGTGGGACAGAGTTTCGCGCAGGTGCCCACTGCGGCAAAGCAGCGCATGTTCACGCGGAGCATGCTCACGTACTTCCGGAAGCACCACGCGCCGTGGAAGTCCCGCGTGCTCGGAGGTGCTCGTCCACTTGCGGTTGGCATCACCGCACTCCATGACGTATGGCATCGCTGA
- a CDS encoding sugar phosphate nucleotidyltransferase, with product MRGVILAGGKATRLRPLTYVTNKHLLPIYDRPMIYYPLQAMARSGITEVLLITGPEHAGGFLNLLRSGSRFGLRLQYDIQEEAGGIAQAMGLAERFVDGEKIMMLLGDNIFTADLRPYLQQFVQRPQGAMVFVTRVEDPRQCGVVELDASGRVVSIEEKPQQPKSNLAQTGIYCYDSQVFDVIRTLAPSGRGELEVTDLNMWYVRQGLLSAPELPGLWIDAGTSHDELLRANQQVAALCASGELLRIGAVNQEPISAILHAH from the coding sequence ATGCGAGGCGTCATCTTGGCCGGTGGGAAGGCGACGCGGCTCCGGCCGCTCACGTACGTGACGAACAAGCACCTCTTGCCGATTTACGATCGGCCGATGATCTACTACCCGCTCCAAGCCATGGCGCGTTCGGGGATCACGGAGGTGCTCCTCATTACGGGGCCGGAGCACGCGGGGGGGTTTCTCAATCTCCTGCGTTCCGGATCCCGGTTTGGCTTGCGTCTCCAGTACGACATCCAAGAGGAGGCGGGCGGGATCGCGCAGGCCATGGGCCTCGCGGAGCGGTTCGTGGATGGCGAGAAGATCATGATGTTGCTCGGCGACAACATCTTCACTGCAGACCTCCGTCCCTACCTCCAGCAATTCGTCCAGCGTCCGCAGGGCGCGATGGTGTTCGTCACGCGCGTGGAGGATCCGCGTCAGTGCGGTGTCGTGGAGCTCGACGCTTCCGGGCGCGTCGTGTCGATTGAGGAGAAGCCGCAACAGCCGAAGTCCAACCTCGCGCAGACCGGCATCTACTGCTACGACAGCCAGGTGTTCGATGTCATCCGCACGCTCGCCCCCTCGGGGCGCGGGGAACTCGAGGTGACCGACCTCAACATGTGGTACGTCCGGCAGGGTCTCCTCTCAGCTCCGGAACTCCCCGGGCTCTGGATTGATGCAGGCACGTCGCACGATGAGCTCCTCCGCGCAAACCAGCAGGTGGCGGCACTCTGTGCCAGCGGCGAACTCCTGCGGATCGGTGCAGTCAATCAGGAGCCGATCTCCGCGATCCTCCACGCGCACTGA
- the rfbB gene encoding dTDP-glucose 4,6-dehydratase codes for MRLLVTGGAGFIGSNFIRATLERYADVTIVNYDALTYAAHPDALADVAERFGPRYAFERGDITDSVRLLNVARTHRIEAVMNFAAETHVDRSIHVGARAFVETNVLGTCTLLDVVRQLDIARFVQVSTDEVFGALDLDDAAPFTEETAFAPNSPYAAAKAGGDLLCRAYARTHGTPVIVTHCSNNYGPYQFPEKLIPFVIFRALAGQPVPIYGDGKNVRDWIHVDDHASALHRVLHEGSTGETYGIGTNNERSNLEVVGAILDILGRPRSLMEFVADRPGHDRRYAIDATKMQQLGWAPLYTRERFADGLERTVRWYQEHRDWVERLRTRVGEVNAHLQGA; via the coding sequence ATGCGACTCCTCGTCACCGGCGGTGCCGGATTCATCGGCTCGAACTTCATCCGCGCGACGCTCGAACGGTACGCAGATGTGACGATCGTGAACTACGACGCGCTCACCTACGCCGCGCATCCTGATGCGCTCGCGGACGTCGCGGAGCGATTTGGACCGCGGTATGCCTTCGAGCGGGGCGATATCACGGACAGCGTGCGACTTCTCAATGTCGCGCGGACGCACCGCATTGAGGCGGTGATGAACTTTGCGGCGGAGACGCACGTCGATCGCTCGATCCACGTCGGAGCCCGTGCGTTCGTGGAGACGAACGTGCTGGGGACATGCACGCTCCTCGATGTTGTACGGCAGCTCGATATCGCGCGATTCGTCCAGGTCTCCACTGATGAGGTCTTTGGTGCGCTCGACCTTGACGATGCGGCACCGTTTACCGAGGAGACGGCATTCGCACCGAACTCTCCGTACGCCGCGGCGAAGGCGGGTGGCGATCTCCTCTGTCGCGCGTACGCGCGAACGCACGGGACACCGGTCATCGTCACACACTGCTCGAATAACTACGGCCCGTACCAGTTTCCGGAGAAGCTCATCCCGTTCGTCATCTTCCGCGCGCTCGCGGGGCAGCCGGTGCCCATCTACGGCGACGGGAAGAACGTGCGCGATTGGATTCATGTGGACGATCACGCCTCTGCGCTCCATCGCGTGCTCCACGAGGGGAGCACGGGTGAGACGTACGGCATCGGCACGAACAACGAGCGGAGCAACCTCGAGGTCGTGGGCGCGATCCTCGACATCCTCGGCAGGCCGCGTTCGCTCATGGAGTTTGTCGCGGATCGCCCCGGACACGATCGGCGGTACGCGATTGACGCGACGAAGATGCAGCAGCTCGGGTGGGCACCGCTGTACACGCGCGAGCGTTTCGCGGACGGGCTCGAGCGCACCGTGCGTTGGTACCAAGAGCACCGCGACTGGGTGGAGCGCCTGCGCACGCGGGTAGGCGAGGTCAACGCGCACCTCCAGGGAGCGTAG
- a CDS encoding glycosyltransferase family 2 protein, translating into MIAVIILSYHAPADLRRCLESVLRTEFPSERFRIVVVDNAATAETAAVLQEYVGRIDVLPQRANTGYAGGMNIGIRHARDLGAKFVTVLNQDTEVDPNWLRHLVMAMESDPAIGAVQARIMYGEPVDERKRWQTDAGLVQSVGNAIHPLGFGSFGFAVGAQRACWSDVRRTLRGYPCPEVTYPSGAAVMYRMTALSRVGFAQDDAGDVQFFDEAYFLYHEDTDLGVRLWLCGFRCVLAPQSVVVHHYDFGRSTAKMFYMERNRIRFLLENFRVLTLLVLAPALCASEVALFVFAWRGGWGAEKVRAWRDLLRPATWRSVLRHRAAKQAARRMPDRVVTRRFIARFANPEVRNALVERAIDPIVACWWRAVRPLIVW; encoded by the coding sequence ATGATTGCCGTCATTATTCTCTCCTACCACGCGCCGGCAGACCTTCGTCGGTGCCTCGAGAGCGTCCTCCGAACGGAGTTTCCGTCGGAGCGGTTTCGCATTGTCGTCGTGGACAATGCCGCGACGGCGGAGACGGCGGCGGTGCTCCAGGAGTACGTCGGGAGGATAGACGTGCTCCCGCAGCGAGCGAACACCGGGTACGCCGGCGGCATGAACATCGGCATTCGCCACGCGCGCGACCTCGGCGCGAAGTTCGTGACGGTGCTCAACCAGGATACCGAGGTTGATCCGAATTGGCTCCGGCACCTCGTCATGGCCATGGAGTCCGATCCCGCGATCGGCGCGGTGCAGGCGCGCATCATGTATGGCGAGCCGGTGGATGAACGGAAGCGCTGGCAGACCGATGCGGGGCTCGTGCAGAGCGTGGGCAATGCTATCCATCCACTTGGGTTTGGGTCGTTCGGGTTCGCGGTGGGTGCGCAGCGCGCGTGCTGGAGCGACGTGCGTCGCACGCTGCGCGGGTATCCTTGTCCCGAGGTGACGTACCCTTCCGGTGCTGCGGTGATGTACCGCATGACCGCGCTCTCCCGCGTGGGGTTTGCACAGGACGATGCGGGAGATGTGCAGTTCTTCGATGAGGCGTATTTCCTCTACCACGAGGATACCGATCTCGGCGTGCGTCTGTGGCTCTGCGGTTTTCGGTGTGTGCTCGCGCCGCAGAGCGTCGTCGTGCATCACTACGATTTCGGGCGGAGCACCGCGAAGATGTTCTACATGGAGCGCAATCGTATTCGTTTTTTGCTCGAGAATTTCCGCGTCCTCACGCTCCTTGTTCTTGCGCCGGCACTCTGTGCGAGCGAGGTTGCGCTCTTTGTGTTCGCGTGGCGCGGCGGGTGGGGTGCGGAGAAGGTGCGCGCGTGGCGTGATCTCCTGCGACCGGCAACGTGGCGATCGGTGCTGCGCCACCGCGCTGCGAAGCAGGCGGCACGTCGTATGCCCGATCGCGTGGTGACGAGGCGGTTCATCGCGCGGTTCGCAAATCCCGAAGTACGCAACGCGCTCGTCGAACGGGCCATTGACCCGATCGTCGCATGCTGGTGGCGCGCGGTGCGCCCGCTCATCGTCTGGTAG
- a CDS encoding glycosyltransferase, with amino-acid sequence MRITHVVSTYPPYRGGMGNVAHELVSRTAARGVDVHVITPASVSWKVRLGNAAWCPAMGRQLADTDIVHFHWPFIGGLAPVLRWKLRDPKRRLVVQYHMDLIGRGRRGVLFSVYECVALMRLFAHADRIVCSSDDYAWYGTLGPLWNTIADRGAVIPLGVDAERFAPSVSLAVRHSTLETLFVGGLDTAHAFKGVHVLLQAIAQTDNVSLRIVGDGNLRTQYEAQARALGVADRVVFLGAVSDEELPEVYRRADALVFPSTSQSEAFGLVALEAMACGKPVIASNLPGVRTVVRDGETGRIVPSNDIAALAQAIGWLRDHPDHRIVWGAAGRRAVEEHYAWARVVAEWMVLYKQLAL; translated from the coding sequence ATGCGCATCACGCACGTCGTCTCAACCTACCCGCCGTACCGTGGCGGAATGGGGAATGTTGCGCACGAGCTCGTCTCGCGCACGGCGGCGCGTGGCGTTGATGTCCACGTCATCACTCCCGCGTCCGTCTCGTGGAAGGTGCGTCTCGGGAACGCCGCGTGGTGCCCCGCGATGGGGCGACAGCTCGCGGACACTGACATCGTGCACTTCCACTGGCCGTTCATCGGTGGGCTCGCGCCGGTGCTCCGGTGGAAGCTGCGCGATCCCAAGAGGCGGCTCGTGGTGCAGTATCATATGGATCTCATCGGTCGCGGGCGGCGCGGCGTGCTCTTCAGCGTGTACGAGTGCGTGGCGTTGATGCGCCTCTTCGCGCACGCCGATCGCATTGTTTGCTCATCTGATGATTACGCGTGGTACGGCACGCTCGGACCTTTGTGGAACACGATTGCCGATCGCGGTGCGGTGATTCCGCTTGGGGTGGACGCGGAACGGTTTGCGCCGAGCGTGTCACTCGCGGTGCGCCACTCGACACTCGAAACGCTTTTCGTCGGTGGTCTCGATACGGCACACGCGTTCAAGGGTGTGCATGTGCTCCTGCAGGCAATCGCGCAGACGGACAATGTGTCGCTCCGCATCGTTGGCGATGGTAATCTCCGTACGCAGTACGAAGCGCAGGCGCGCGCACTCGGCGTTGCAGATCGGGTAGTATTCCTTGGTGCGGTTTCGGATGAGGAACTCCCCGAGGTCTACCGACGTGCGGATGCGCTCGTCTTCCCCTCCACGTCGCAGTCCGAGGCGTTCGGGCTCGTCGCCCTCGAGGCCATGGCGTGCGGGAAGCCCGTCATCGCATCAAATCTCCCGGGCGTCCGCACGGTCGTTCGTGATGGAGAGACCGGCCGCATCGTTCCATCGAACGATATTGCAGCGCTCGCGCAAGCCATCGGTTGGTTGCGCGACCATCCGGATCACCGTATCGTATGGGGCGCAGCGGGTCGGCGGGCGGTGGAGGAGCACTACGCGTGGGCGCGCGTCGTGGCGGAGTGGATGGTACTGTACAAGCAGCTTGCCCTATGA